Genomic segment of Salminus brasiliensis chromosome 16, fSalBra1.hap2, whole genome shotgun sequence:
AACGTGAACCTAATCCTACACATTAGTATCCAGATTATCCAGTTATCCACTGAGAAGTAAGGAAATTAGATGACTGCCATGTTAACGTGACTATGTGAAGAACctcatataatgtgtgtatgcaGTAATGGCTTTTTGCAGGGGTCGGTCTTAAAAACTTATTGTTATCCAAAACGGCCAGTCTTCTAAGTTTTATGTGTAATATTGATATAGTGAAATAGTGGTGAAACTATGACAATAATAGATTTTCATTGTGAACTATTTCGCCTCATGACGCCATGCCTGTATCTTTCCGCCCTGCATGTGTGTTAAGGTCAGAAGCTTACCGCGGATTGATCGTAATACTAAAATATctaatttaatacatttctaCGAGTTTTTAAAGCCATTAAAACGTGTTAAACGTCTTATGATCACCTTATTGCATAAAATAACTATAATAACGCATCTCACGTCAAACATACTCTCGATGCCTTCGCTTAACAAGCAAAATGGCAGCTTCTCTTTGACGGACTCATGCTGTTGCAGAAAGCACATTTGTGGAACAAGCTATTGCTAAACAGCATTTGGACAGCAGACAGCAGAAGCTCGTTCTTGCCTTTCAGAGCAAACAGGTTGCGAGTGATTTGAGCCCCCCGCTGTCAGCTGGGAGGAGGTGTTTCATTTTATTCATACACAAATGTCACAACTTGTCTGAGAGGACAAAAACGACTCGAGACGTTTTCCACTTAGAGATAAAACACGGCGTGTCAGGTGGGGTGTAGTGGTCTGCTAAGCATGAGGTGCATCGGCTAGTAACACTGCAATCCTCTTAGAGAAAGGCAGTACACACTCCCCATTTCACTTTGATTAAATGGCTGTTTAAAGCTGCTTAAGTGCCTGGACTCCATCCACCATCCCAGTAAAGACCATCTCATCACCATTACTTCATTTACTTTCTCATTTTGCCTTAAAAGCTACTAGTTAGCTCCATTCTCAAGTAAGCAGCCTTGCTTTCATTCCCAATGCCAGACTCCAATCACTGTATTGAGATACCCGTACAGGAGGGCACACGATTACAGTGGTGATGAGTCGATTTACCCTATGATTTATTTTTCAGACAGGCAGTGGACAAACCTCAAACCTCCTTCTGCAAATCTAGGCAACATTCAGCTCcaatcaaacacacatcaacCAGCTAATCAAACACTTCTAAaggctagatagatagatggaccaGGTCGGGTTGATTAGGGTTGGAGCTAAAGGTTGTACGCAGGTATATACAGGGCCATGGGCATGGAGCACTATAACCATACAGCATTCTGAATCTGAAAGACACTCAGTCAGGCCTAAACTGGACTCAAACTGCAGGGGTAAAAAACTGCAGCACCTAATGCTAACACAAATAAATGCTAACAGCTAGCAGTGGGCTTACACACTATGACCCTCATACAAATACATAGTGATTTACAgtagtgtgttgtggtatttCCTGCTGTtgatcttttttctctctgataAAAATCAGTAGCACAATGCTATCTAGTTAGCATGTAGAGCATTTATTACAGTAGTATAGGAATAGTATAGGAATAAAGCAAGTGCGCCAAATtgtgtttttgtcatttaaagTCATTAATGTCTGACGATTATGAAAATATATTGATTGAGACCTGTGATGGGGTTATACTGTCTCAGTCCTTCCTTCTTTTGCTATTTTTACAATAGATTTTTTAACAAAAGCACATCCTTGTGTTGAGATTAGATTGCCACCTTTTGTGTTTTTAGATCAGCTGTCAATCTTCAGAGATTTTGACAGTTCTGGGAACAGTGTTTTGAGTGTTCTTACTTAGTATACTCACCTCTACAGACACTACAAAACTGCTTACTAATAATACAAGCATTGGTAGcaataataacttaataataaatagtagCAAGCCTagtaataatatagtaataataataactataataataataataatagtagcatTATAGTAGCAAAAGTAATGGTAGTGTAATGATCATTATAAAGAGcggtaataataatactaaattACTACAGCTGTCAATACTATAAGCCTGTGGAGTGTGGGGTACTACTCTGACACTCCAGAAGTATAATACAAGTGAGCAATTTTAGACGCAGCTCTCGTAATGACACGCCTGTGTAGTGGAGGAGTGAGGGTTGTAATCTGAGCACATTATGGCCTCTCAGATGAAGCCCTCTCACTTCCACAATCGCACACAGCTTCAGAGTGACAGAGCGTCAAGACACTGGCAAAAACACTGGCGAAATGTTAATCAGAAACCCATTTCAGCACCTCATTCATCTCCTACAGTTTTCTCTGTGTAAATGTAGCCTACTTGCCACTTTATGAAAGGGCAACCTGAACCACCCGGAAGGTGACAAACAGAAAACAGGCCAGACTGCATGCTGACAAATAACTGACCATGATCTGAGGATAATAAAATGACAGCAAACAGCCAACATTGTTCTAGCTGTAAAGTCTGGATTTAGGTGATCCGGGACATCAGTGAATAGTGGAAGTGCGCTGCAACTGCAGCTGATGcttctgaaatattaaatatgcaaattagctcttcaataaaaaaaaaatcacaatgagATTCAAGGTTTTGGGCTGCTCCATAATACttcatatatggacaaaagtactgggacacatgctcatttattgttttcccCGTAATGAAGGGTTCTTCATTCTCTacagtctctactgttcagggaaggctttccactagatttgaGAAGATtgttgtgagggtttgattgcattcagcaacaaaagctttaattaactcccaacccatcccaaaagcaatggagcaccaatcatcactccactgctccatggctcaattctgggggactttaaacccctctagttcatgcctggcattaggcatggtgccaataggtttgccatgattatctgcttcagagactcctattctattggcagtatatGTCTagagggactagataagctgtgtgtgacaagctgtgtattcattagaaggggtgtccacaaacatttggacatttggactGATGTCCTGAGGCGGTACTGAATCCAACATACACAGATGATTTGGTTGAAAACGAATCAGAGTTACGCTCTGACGTTTAAAGAGCCCCCCAAAATCACCAGCacgagtgtatatgtgtgtgtgtgtgtgtgtgaatgagcgCGGTGTGGAGTAGCTCTGTGAGCCCCATGGGGATGTGCCCTCCCTCTCCACCCCGGCCCCTATAATTAATCCATAAAGCACTAATTCTGTTCCCCGCCCCGCCGCGGCGCTATTGGCTGAGCGCTGGTCTGCACGGCGCTCCGCTGCTACCCCTCAGCCTGGATAAATAGTAACGTACCTGAGGGCGGACAGCGCTTCGCACACACCTGTTCACCGTTCCGCTTTTTTCGGGGGGACGCTGCGCGCAGTGACCAAGGTGGAGTGGCCGGGTGCGGGCGCTGCGAGCTGCGTGGAAAGTCGCGCGGGCCTTTTGGCAGGGATGAGCGGGAACTACACGGCGGCCGGTGCCCACATGCCCGCCCATAGGGCAACGTCCTTCTTCATCGAGGACATCCTGCTGCACAAGCCCAAGCCCCTGAGGGAAGCCTTCCCCTCACCCTTCTCGGGCTCGCTGGCCTCACGGATGCCCCTGCTGGAGTACGGATACCCCCTAATGCCCACCCCCATCCTCGCCCCGCATCCGCATCACCCGCTTCACAAAGCCGAGCACCATCCCTACTTCTTCACCTCGGGTAAGGAGTGTAAGCGCGCCGGGCCTGTGGGTGATGTTTGGGGGCGCACAGTAGGAAACGTGTGTTTTTAGGTGGAAGGGTTTGGAGTCTGTGGTTTAGGGGCGGCAGCAGAACAAACTGAGCGCAGCAGGTCTAACGAAGGGCGCAGAAACAGCGTCAGTCAGCTGTGCGTTATTAGTGCGTTTGCGCAAACCGGCCTCTGGTTTGAGCTGTAACTTTAAGCCCACATCGATATATCTgacatacatttacacaataaaaacaagttaaaaaacTGTTAGAGAAACAGGAGAGAAATCTACAGGTGTGCAGTTTGAATTCGTTCATGTTTCAGGTGCGAAAGAAAGATCAGATTTATTTGGGTAAATCGCCCATTTAATTACGCAGAAATTTACTGGCAATAATTCGAtttatttgtacatatttttttaaatatttagtattatttttattccggCACTTTtgctttttaatatttaaatattagtaTAATTGTAGCATTTATTATTGTAGTTTgctttattttgtttaataataattatcacaATTATTTATAATGGTTAAATCATTCTAATTATGTTTTTAGAATTGTATTCGACCACTTAttaattatttgatttatttaattatttatttatcatcttTCAAATTTTGCTACTACTTCTTTTTGTTGCTATTCTTCTAGTCAGAATCACTCTTCTTTTTTTGATGAACAGCAGTATTAGTCTTAaagttaaaatattattaatatttttatgttctattattttattgtgaTCAATAACAGACGAGGTctatcaatatcaatataatAGCAGCCTAGTATTGTAGCATTTTACTGCCATTATTATTATCGTCATTAATCACACTAGTATTAATAGatattattacaaatattattgttttttattattatttttagcagTACTGTAATAACGTGGATCGTTGTTTTCATTGGTGTAGGCATGCAGATGCCCTCGCTGTTTCCTCCTCACCCGGAGCTGCCCGGGAAGCACTGCAGGCGCAGGAAGGCGCGCACCGTGTTCTCGGACTCGCAGCTGTCCGGGCTGGAGAAGCGCTTTGAGCTGCAGAGGTACCTGTCCACCCCGGAGCGCGTGGAGCTCGCCACGGCACTCAGCCTGTCTGAGACACAGGTGCGACTCGACACCCGGCACACGCACAACGCTACGTACACTGCATTTAAATGCATGCGTGGAAAATGACAGTAAATGTAACGCGGGAACTGCAGTGATAAAACTCTCCTGTGAGTTTACACCATGTGAATAAAACATAACATCATCAACACgaatctgaataataataataaaaaaaaacagagaaaatcagCAGCTGGGTTTATGCACCATATTTGACCTCATATTTTTTCGTTTTTACAGTGTTTGATTTTTTGTGTTGTAGCTAGTTTAATCCGCGCGCTCCCACACCCGCACAGCACGCGGTTTTATTAGTGCTGTTTTCTGtgtctaaaaataataataacattcagCTTTCAATTCAAATGATTGATATGAAAATATCAGCACGATTTTAAGCTGAATTGAATTTGTGGtgggtttgtttatttatagacagatttatagacagtcacacactgtaTCTGGATGCGTGTGTAAAACGTGTCTGTGCTTCTGTGTGTGAGCGCAGGTGAAGACCTGGTTTCAGAACCGCCGGATGAAGCACAAAAAGCAGCTGCGGAAGACCCAGGAGGAGCAAAAAGCTCCCGGCGAACAGCTGGACAGATGTGCGGAGACATCGAGCGAGAGCGAGCAGGAGCGGAGGGGCGCAGCGGAAGGCAGGAGGAGTCCGGACACGTACACACTGGAGGAGAACGACGACGAGGTGGACATCGAGGAGGACATCTGCTCTCCAGACCATTTACTATAGACATGCTGCCTCTCGTGCTGTACATGTGTATACGGATTACCGCCAGTTTAGATAGGACACGATATCCACCTTCTTTACTCCTGGTTTTTATAAGAGAACAGCCTCCTCCCGCTGTACCACTGAAGCGCTTTTAACTGACATGCATTATGAGCAGAGTCCATTTAGGAGGAATGTCCCCCTAAATTCACCctattttaaaatgatgcatgttcatactgtattattattattattattattcgttTGTTTTAAGGGTCGCCTGTAATGACCCATTTTGTGAATATGGGGGGTAGTAAATATTCTATGGACAATCTGTAAATAGCAGCGGGATATTTAGCACTTGTTTAAAGGACACTGAACCAGTGGATCAGCTGAGTTTCTCCTACACTGTGTCGCCTTTTCCATTCTCACTACTGCATCCTGTTCAGAACCCactaatgttaaaataatgtacAGTGAATGAATTATCTAACAAAATCACTTGTTGCAAACTTGAGCTGTGTTCGTCTTTTAAATGTTTCAacactttctttcatttcacaCCTCGCGGGATGTTACGATAGATTTATATTCTGGAACTGATGTTACAAAAAGAGTTATTATTaactagttattattattattattattattattattatcaggaGTGCATTTTATTACTTCTTTAGACCACTATTTGTTGACAATAATGCTATTTCTATGAATATTTCTTCAGACTTGCTACTTCAGTTATTATTGCTGCTGATGCTTTTATTGatgcttgttattattattactattattattattatttattattatcaggATTGCATTTAAGAATGacctttatatatattacatttctaaataaatattactaaaatgaTTATAGAAAAACTAACTAAGCAATAAGACTCGTACAGtcctatattatatattttataatacataTTACAATACACAGACAAAAGTAGATACCTGCTCCGCTAGACTTGCTTTAAAGTctgcaataataataagactttacactagattttggatctgATGTCACTGGGCCATAAGGTTCTCAGGACAGGTGATGTCAGGTACTGATgatggatgattagttatagATCATAAATGACACTCAAACGTAACCCAGAGGTATTGGCTGAACCTTCAGCACTCTAGAGAAGTCAATtccactttatacccctctatctacaGGGTGgaattgggcatggtgacttcACTCATTCCCaatgctccagagcatcctgttatattggcaatgctttCCTATGAGCTGCGCATGCGATATGCGCGTGATAAAAGCCAGCGCCAGAAGCTGAACTCactttatatatatgtacaacTTTTTATACAGCACCAACACGACACGACATTCCAGTGAATATGAGTGAGTTACCTCATCTTTACTTCACGTCAATTCAGATCTTAAGCAAACCTAACCTATCCTTTCTGCTCTACGAaacataataacaacaacaacaacaacaataataataataattataataataataataattgagttATGCACACATACATAATTATTGCAGAAATTACTAAATGGTTGTATACATTATTTTAgaaaatgtaaagattggtatatatatatatatatatatatatatatatatatatatatatatatatatatataaataaattatcaaCCTGTAGCCTCACAGCCCAGAATATGGCCAGTTTAAGTAAGGGCTTAGGGTATATAGGGTTGCTACACATAAGTAAACTCTTGCTACTACATGGAGATAAATAATCAATATGTCCTGAGAACTGGATGGTAGTCTACACATGTAACTACCCCAATGCCAGTTACAACAACCATTCTTCCGTTTATTAAAGACACTTCAGCTCCAGAAACAGAAGAAACAGAACCCTTATGCAGACGTACACAGATGGGAATCATTCTCAAAAATCCTACATCTCAAATGTATCTGCACTAAATGAcaaaaagtttgtagacacttgcGTAGCCAACTTTTCTTTCATAATCAAAGGTAGGAAGAAATTTGCCCCATTTGCTGCTGTAACACCTTCGCTATGCTTCTGGCAAGggtttacactagatgttgtaacattgctgtaaggatctgattACATCCAGCCACAAGAAGTAAGGTCATGATTAGTTATAGGTCAGACGCAATACCCATTATTCATCTTGATGCGCTCCAGCATGCCAGAGAagacagttgcactgctccacatccCAGTGCTAGTGGGCATCTATCCGACATTAGTAAGCGGGCATGGTGACCTCTggcccattctattggcagcactttttctatggagattattcAAGACGTGTTTATGCAAGTGAACACCTGTATCAGCACCTTTAAGGTCCaccttaaaggagctgaatttACTAAGCAGTATTTGAATTTATAGTGAATGCCAGCCACCCTCCGTACCAGCCCTTAAGACCCTTCCAGTCTGATATGCAGCAAGCATTCATTTGTGAGTGTTTAGCCTAATGGGGTTGGGGATGCGCACCACTCTTACGCCCTTTTTGGAAAGCAATTCATGCAGTGTTTGTAGAACAGGATTCTGGTTTAGAAGGGGAGCGAAAAAAACTGATGAGAATAGGTTGTGTGGAAGGTGATCAATTAAAAGATTAAGCGGTTTGCGGCGCGTGGCTCCATCAGCTCATTGGCAGGGCTCTGCCAAGTCCTTCAGCAGCGCCCACATCAAAGCCCAGCCTCAGAAAGGGGATGCTAATTCACAGCCTCCTTCAATGAACTGATTTCTATGGTAGCgcggagagggaaaaaaataaataaataaaaaagatgtAAAGAGAGGGCAGCATCCCTCATTAATTCAAAAAGGTCCGGCATTGATTAGGCTCGCTTCTGAGGCTTAACGCTGAAAAACACAGAGCATCAAAGCACACATGATGGGTTAAATAGAGGCTATAATctaattaaaatattacataCGAGTAAATAGCTCTTTGATAACGATCTAAAGCTTCCATTAAAGAAATAGGTGCTCCAGATTGTTTTATGGGGGGGAAAATTATcactttaaaaaacacagaaagcaaGTTTGCCTGCTCTAATCAGGCAGGCTTCAAAGTGCCATCCTTATTTGACccgtttttttttcctctctctttctcttccagttAAAGAAAAGGGCAGAGGAAAGTGGAAATAATCAGAGTAATGGGCAGGAACTGGCTGAAAAATAGCACAGTGCTTCCCATTATCAGTGCAGCCAGGTGTGTTTATGAGATCGCCGCTCGGGTTAAGAGATCTATTGAAATATGGATAATGACAGCATAGTTACGATGCCTAGGAAAAAGAGCAGATTGTTGGAATAGTCTtaaactatatttatatatatatatacacacacatgtatttaCATCATACAAACATTAAACCACAGAATCAGTACATCAAATTCACTTCTATGTATCGTAGCTGAAGAGAAAGGTAACTTTACTTTTAACATATGTTAATGTAACAAGATTTTATTCGAGGTCAAAATACCTACTGAAAAAATACACAATTACAAGGTTTCTGACAGCTACAATAGCTTTACAACACATTATGgacaaataaaaattaaattcaCAAAAATCTTCTAACAGTTGTtaaaagttaatgtaaaaactAATGTAGAAAGTGGTAGAGTTAATAGCTCTGTGATTACTTTAAAGGGGTATTTCACATCCAATATaaagaaagatttttttttgcatccaGAATTTGCTTATTCTCTACAGTTCAATGCAATGGCTACCTGTTCAAGTGGTGTGAACAGATGGTGCAGATGAACCACTGTGGAGGCTGGTGAAGCGTGCCACCGCCTGTTTCTCCTGCTCATGCCGTTTCCTCAGCATCTCCAGAGCTGCTAGCTGGGAGAGATCCACTCCTAACTGAATATACGCAGATTGCTCAAACATGTTCTCACTTTCACTCTTCTCTTTGGGCTTCACTCTCCATTGCTGAGGGACTTTGGGCTTTGCAATGGTTTTGGCATACTCCAAAGCCTGGACAAAGTTGGacaattaattcatttaattcaagGAAACAGATTCTCGAACAGAGTTGATCCATTTTCAATCTGCATGCACACCAGAGactttcagatttttttaaataccagtTGTTATGCAAAAATAGTGCATTAAACCATTAAAGCAACCGAATTGAATCTTAGCATTCATTTTGGGCATAATCATCTTTATGAAGGCACAGAATTTTTAATAtggtgtctttctttttttgaaaGTTGTGGATGAACACATCAGACACAATATGACAATGACATGACATTGCAACATTTAATACCTTAATTTGATTTAGTTAATTTTACAACATAAATCGTTTTAAAGGCACATAGTAAACACCCTGACAAAATAACAGAGCAGGAAACACAGAGCAGGAAACAGAGCAGGAAACACATGTGGTTTTGTA
This window contains:
- the bsx gene encoding brain-specific homeobox protein homolog, with protein sequence MSGNYTAAGAHMPAHRATSFFIEDILLHKPKPLREAFPSPFSGSLASRMPLLEYGYPLMPTPILAPHPHHPLHKAEHHPYFFTSGMQMPSLFPPHPELPGKHCRRRKARTVFSDSQLSGLEKRFELQRYLSTPERVELATALSLSETQVKTWFQNRRMKHKKQLRKTQEEQKAPGEQLDRCAETSSESEQERRGAAEGRRSPDTYTLEENDDEVDIEEDICSPDHLL